A genomic region of Xanthomonas campestris pv. phormiicola contains the following coding sequences:
- a CDS encoding SMP-30/gluconolactonase/LRE family protein: MPRLPRLLLAASVVALLACCAKSQAPAPRFPVIGHVTAFDPAFSDTVAADARVERIAEGFTWSEGPTWVRDGGYLLFNDVPQNTMYRWSERDGLSVFLKPSGYAGPPLDALREAGANGMHAEPSGSVLLADSGTRAVARLDPATRRKTILASAYDGHRLNSPNDLVRRSDGVVFFTDPPYGLKDGDNSPVKELRYNGVYRLDPDGSVHLLDDSLSLPNGIALSPDERTLYVANSDPARPIWTAYTLDARGNVTGKRLFADASDIVGDANPGLPDGMAVASDGRLYATGPGGVLVFAPDGRRLGRIETGGPVSNCAFGDDGRTLYMTSHKILARVRVKATGLGFAP, from the coding sequence ATGCCGCGCCTGCCCCGTCTCCTGCTCGCCGCCTCCGTCGTCGCGCTGCTGGCCTGTTGCGCGAAGAGCCAGGCGCCCGCGCCGCGCTTCCCCGTGATCGGCCATGTCACTGCATTCGATCCCGCGTTCAGCGACACGGTGGCCGCGGACGCGCGCGTCGAGCGCATCGCCGAAGGCTTCACCTGGTCCGAAGGTCCCACCTGGGTGCGCGACGGCGGCTACCTGCTGTTCAACGACGTGCCGCAGAACACCATGTACCGCTGGTCCGAGCGCGACGGCCTTTCGGTATTCCTCAAGCCCTCCGGCTATGCCGGCCCGCCGCTGGATGCCCTGCGCGAGGCCGGCGCCAATGGCATGCACGCCGAACCGTCCGGCAGCGTGCTGCTCGCCGATTCGGGCACGCGCGCCGTGGCCCGGCTCGATCCAGCCACGCGGCGCAAGACGATCCTGGCCAGCGCCTACGACGGCCACCGCCTCAACAGCCCCAACGACCTAGTGCGGCGCAGCGACGGCGTGGTGTTCTTCACCGACCCGCCGTACGGCCTGAAGGACGGCGACAACTCCCCGGTCAAGGAACTGCGCTACAACGGCGTCTACCGGCTGGACCCCGACGGCAGCGTGCACCTGCTCGACGACAGCCTGAGCCTGCCCAACGGCATCGCCCTGTCGCCGGACGAACGCACCCTGTACGTGGCCAACTCCGACCCGGCGCGGCCGATCTGGACCGCCTACACGCTCGACGCGCGCGGCAACGTCACCGGCAAACGCCTCTTCGCCGATGCCTCCGACATCGTCGGCGACGCCAACCCCGGCCTGCCGGACGGCATGGCGGTGGCCAGCGACGGCCGCCTGTACGCCACCGGCCCCGGCGGCGTGCTCGTGTTCGCACCCGACGGCCGCCGCCTGGGCCGCATCGAAACCGGCGGCCCTGTCTCCAACTGCGCCTTCGGCGACGACGGCCGCACGCTGTACATGACCTCGCACAAGATCCTGGCGCGGGTGCGGGTGAAGGCGACGGGGTTGGGGTTTGCGCCGTAG
- a CDS encoding TetR/AcrR family transcriptional regulator: MTVHPISAAPAEEAATAHADAQRQRILDAAQRCFIARGFHAGSINDIATEADISQGLMYRYFANKRALILALIERQLDHDTHAIAQMPAVPDVAEGLLRCYQVWARGETLETGGNAIANVALYAEITAEAQRDPVVAEVLRRHDRQTNNAIADWLRKHDSARGHSSDEAEIARRILLFRMLVEGLAMRSARDPDLSAERLRPVLISAISSLVDG, translated from the coding sequence ATGACGGTTCATCCCATTTCCGCTGCCCCTGCCGAAGAGGCGGCCACCGCTCACGCGGACGCGCAGCGGCAACGCATCCTTGACGCGGCGCAGCGCTGTTTCATCGCCCGTGGGTTCCATGCCGGGTCGATCAACGACATCGCCACCGAAGCCGACATCAGCCAGGGATTGATGTATCGCTACTTCGCCAACAAGCGGGCGCTGATCCTGGCGCTGATCGAACGGCAGCTTGACCACGACACGCATGCGATCGCCCAGATGCCGGCGGTGCCGGATGTGGCCGAAGGGCTGCTGCGTTGCTATCAGGTGTGGGCGCGCGGGGAGACCTTGGAGACCGGTGGCAATGCCATCGCCAATGTCGCGCTGTATGCCGAAATCACCGCAGAGGCGCAGCGCGATCCAGTGGTGGCCGAGGTCTTGCGTCGGCACGACAGGCAGACCAATAACGCCATCGCCGACTGGCTGCGCAAGCACGACAGCGCACGCGGCCATTCCTCGGACGAAGCGGAAATCGCGCGCCGCATCCTGCTGTTTCGCATGCTGGTGGAAGGCCTGGCGATGCGCTCCGCACGCGATCCGGACCTGTCGGCGGAGCGTCTTCGGCCGGTGCTGATCAGTGCGATTTCAAGCTTGGTGGACGGTTAA